CCTGTATCACGTTCTTCGCTCTACCGGGTCGCGAGCATTCGGCCCACGCTGTAATCCAGCCCGCCATTCCCTCCATCTAAAAAACGTTCTGAATTAATTCACCGTGAACACATTGTTTTTCTGTTAATGAAAATTTGCACCTTCCAGAATAGGTCCGGAATACGCATGATCACGATCAGCAAGTAAAATGTACTAACCTGCGAGCAATCGCCATGGGCTGACCTACGCGGGTTATCGATACGTGTGTTGTATTCAAGGAGTACGGTCGCGGCAGGGTTTAAATGAATTCACTACGATTCAAAGTTGAGCGGCTGTGTCATTTCCAAATCCAGGCCGGATACAGAATTTTACGGGTTGCATATATACTGCCCTCGGATGCACGTTCTCTTCGAGCCCTACCTTTAATCGGTAAATGATGTCTGATCTATTATTTTTCCCCGTATCGATGCCGGATGAAATGCTGCACTCTCGTGTCACCCGCTATCACTATCTGTCAGGCAATAGAACCGCGACAGAAACCTACCGCGATTTGTTCGCATCGAAACCCTTTTGCATTGGTGGCATCGTACCCAAGCAGATCGAGAGGCTCGCCCACAGGCTGCCGGGGCAATCGGAGAGCAATCTCGCAGAGCTGATCAGTAGCAACACGACTTTTCCTGCTTACCGACCTTTTCTTGGGGTTAAGCAGGGTCCGGAGAACAACGTAGGACCGCTCGGTTATGACGGGGTGGTACGGGTGCCCCGCAGAGAAGAGTCCACCCATGGCAAGGCTAAGCTTTGTCCTACCTGCGTTCAGGAGGATTTGATTGATCGGGGTTCTGCCTACTGGCATCGATCTCACCAGATACCCGGTGTTGCCGTCTGTTGGCGTCATGGCGACGCATTGATCCATGCCTGCCCCGAGTGCTCTCGCCCGTTCTACCGAAAATTGAAGCTACTTCCCAATCTGACTGAGCCATGCGCGTGCGGCTGGAGCCCCTTAAACAGCGCAGCGACTCACAAGGGCTCAAATCTGGAACAGAAAGTCGCCCTGTTCGCACACGATATCTTGCAACGCAATATTCCTCCGATAGGCAGTACGGTATTAAGTTCGTGCTACGTCCGCCAATGCAAGAAACGCGGATTCATTTTCGGAAAAAATGCGGGTATCGCAAAACTATTCGACAGCATCCAAAGCGCTTACGGCGATGAGCTTTTGTCGCAGATTGATCCAGCCTATAACACCGGGAAGCATGAGCAATGGATCCGGCTCAAATCAGACAAAGGTCAGCTAAGGATGGTCTGAAGTAGCCATGTATTTCCCCGGCATACCACCTAGCGCAACTTTTAAACTCGCCAAATGATCAAAAAACAATCAATTCGACGAGTATTTCTTACGTTTTCGCCACCCGGACCCCACTCCGGTGGCCATTTCCCGCATTACAGGCGCACCTCTCCTGCATTCGTCAGTAAATGTCGGCGCGCCATCCACAGGTTCGACAGAGCGAACAGTGTCACCAGTTGCGCCGTGTTTTTGGCCAAGCCGCGAAAGCGCACCTTGGTGTAACCGAACTGGCGCTTGATTACCCGGAACGGATGCTCGACCTTGGCGCGCACCTGAGCCTTGGCCTTTTCAATCTTGCGCTTGGCTTTGTACAGCACGCTGCGCTTATCGAGTTTTTTGTAGGTGCTGCGGCGTGCCGCCACCTGCCAGATAACTTCACGTCCTTCATGCTCGGGCCGCTTTTCGACACCGGTGTAGCCTGCATCGGCGCAGACCACGTTTTCGTCGCCATGCAGCAATTTGTCCACCTGGGTGACATCCGCCACATTGGCCGCCGTGCCCACTACGCTGTGCACCAGACCCGATTCGTCATCGGCGCCGATGTGGGCCTTCATGCCAAAATAATACTGGTTTCCCTTCTTGGTCTGGTGCATTTCCGGGTCGCGCTTGCCGTCCTTGTTCTTGGTCGAACTGGGCGCATTGATCAGCGTTGCATCGACGATGGTGCCCTGGCGCAGCGACAGGCCGCGGTCGCCCAGATAGCCATTGATGACAGCGAGGATGCCGGCCGCCAGCTCGTGTTTCTCCAGCAAGCGGCGGAAGTTGAGAATGGTGGTTTCGTCGGGGATGCGCTCCAGGTTCAGCCCGGCAAACTGGCGCAGGATCGTGGTTTCGTACAGCGCTTCCTCCATCGCTGGATCGCTGTAGCCGAACCAGTTCTGCAGCAGATGCACACGCAGCATCGCCATCAACGGGTAGGCCGGACGGCCACCTTCACCTTTCGGATAATGTGGCTCGATCAAAGCAATCAAGCCCTTCCACGGCACCACCCGATCCATCTCGATCAGGAACAACTCCTTGCGGGTTTGCTTGCGCTTGCCAGCGTACTCGGCGTCGGCGAAGGTCATCTGCTTCATCGGGAAACTCGGTGGGTGGGGTCGCGGTATTTTGCCAAATCAGAAAGTCTTTTTCAGAGTTTCCCTAAATATGCCGCTCGCGCGGCATTTGATCATTGCTCTTCATTTGTTTTCCAGTGCAGATGACTTTGAAGAGGCTCTGAAGAATGAGTCTATCCTGCTGAGTGCCTCTATTTCTCCGCGAGTTCCCAAAGGCGAAGAATCGCATCCTAACCAAAAAACTAGATATCGCCAAAAAATTGAGTTGCTTTTAGCGCTACGTGCCGACGCCGATGTCGAGTACCTCTGGAAGAAAGCGTACAAACCTACGCAATGGATTCTAGAAAATGATAACGCATGGTTAATGGCAAAACTCCGTGCACCTAAAAAAGTTGCAGTTACGGCCGAGAAGTCTGTCGACTCTAGAGACGGCGCGTATGCAGCCCTTATCGAAGCGGGCGTAGATGAGCTATACAAAGTTACGAAAGATCCGAAGAGAGTGAACATTCGGAATTTGCAATCGCTGCTCCCAAGTTCGTTACCTCATGAACTGGATCTGCGCAAGCAGAAGTTTCCCCTTACTTATCAACAGATCAAGATTCATCAAGAGTCAGTATGGCATTTCCGTCTAAGAACTTTGGTGTGGACTGTCTCTGAACTCATCAGGATGAAGCTCCCGGTGAATTACTCGACGGTAAGATTGACCTCAGCGGTAGCAAGCAAGGTTTTCCTGGTTTTTTCCAGTTTCTTCGAGTGGGATCTGGAAAGCTTGGCAAGAACCGGAGTCGACGCGGAGGCCTTGCTCAGATCTACCGGCGTATCGAGGAATTGGGAGGGACCACCGGTTCCAATAAGCTTTTGAGGGCATCTGTATTCCGTCAGCGTCTGCCAACCTCAGGTGATAATAAAAATCCCATCTGGCTCCTAAGCGTAGACGCGGAGCAGGGTCCACCTTTCACATTAGTAACATTCGCGGCAGCTTTCTGAAAGCTTTCACTTGTTACTCTTTAACTCAGAAATAATTGAGCTCTGGAGATAATTATGAAAGCAATGACAGCAATGAAAGGATTTTTTGCCGCTACTATTTTGACCTTATCTGCTTTGGCCATGGCTGAGGGAGGCGGTGACCGCGTTTATGGTCGAATGATGCAAGAGAACCAACAGGCAATGGAACAATACGCCTCAAGAAATGGTAAGACACCTCCTGAAATTGTTCATTATGAATATGGTATGAACCTCGATATCCAGAAGGTCGTCAGTGTCACACAAGCCAATAAAACCTGTGGTATTGCTCCTTCGCGCATGACCTACGAAGACTCTACCGGCAAGCTTAACACCGTGGAATATAAGGTTATGGCCGACAACTGCCCACATGGAAGCTAGACCATGCAAATTATTTAAGCGCAACATAATTTTCCGTTTGTCCGAACAAGCTTACTGCCCGCTGACGTAGAAGTAATTTTCAGGACAGGCTGAAGTTATCCATTTTATGAAATCATCTCTGTCAGTTGAAAGGTTTCTAACGCGCAGTGAAGTATTGCTCAACCACCAGATACATCCCGCCTCCTTGTTTCTCCTTTGGTTTGGGAGGCGGTTTAGGCGCCCTAGTGGCGCCTTTTTTACGTTCAAAATGAGCTATGTCCTCTGCACTGCCATGACCCTGACCATGCAGGAACAAGATTAGAAGATCAGTTTCCGGGGTATTCAGCAATGACGTGGTCTGTGCCTGCTTTGGACAAGCCGATTACCTTATAAGCGTCATGTTTCCCGTCCACTTCCATTCCTGGGGAGCCGGCCGGCATGCCAGGAACGGCGATCCCGAGAAGGTCGTCACGTTTGCTCATCGCAATGATTTGCTCGGCGGGCACGTGACCTTCAACAAACTTTCCATTGATCATTGCTGTGTGGCAGGACGAGAGTCGTGGAGCAACACCGAGATCCTGCTTGACCGCGCTCATGTTGGTTTCTACATGATCAACGACGGTGAAGCCGTTAGCTTCAAGGTGCTGGATCCACTTCTTGCAGCATCCACAGTTAGCGTCACGATGGACGTCGATCGTCAGCGACTCTGCTGCATGACCAGCTGAACTGATAAACAGAGCCGCAAATGCAGCGAGGCGAAGTGCCCGACCGGGACGAAGAAAGTTATTTCGCATGGGTATGTTCCTTCCCATCAGCGTGGGTATGAGTTTTTGGCTGAGTGGCCGGAGTTTCAGGGGCGTCATGTGAAGCCTCCACAACCTGAGGATGGGCGTGTTCGGTACTTTCATCCTGAGAAGGCGCTGCGGCCGCCTCATGGGCATGAGCGCTGTTTCTCTCGCCATGATGGTCGCCTGCTTCGGCTATCTCTTCGGCTGCACTCGCGTCATGATGCCCCGCGACAACGCCTTTTTGGCCCTCATGCTGGCCTTCATGGTTATGCATTTTGCTCTCACCGCCACCGTGTTGATGACCACCGCTGCTGGTTGCTAGAGCTTTGTATTGCTCTGCATCCAATGAAGGCAGTTGCTGGAGAAAAGCGACCATTCCCCATATGTAGGGATCGGCCATGCTTTTACCCCAAGCGGGCATGCCTGTGGATTTGATTCCATGCTTGATGATCCAGAAAGCTGCGGCAGGGTTTCCATCAACGCCCAGTTTTGAAAGATTCGGAGGTGCAGGGTAAAGGCTATTACTTAACTCGGTTCCTGCAATACCCGGAGCCAGATGGCAACCGATGCACATAGAGTTGTAGTTGCCAGCACCTGCGCGGATGAGAGCTTCTTCGCTCAGGTCGGGGACTTTAATGTCGCGTGAGCGCACTTCGATCGAGCGATCCCGAGCGGTGGAAAGTAGCGCGTAAACGGGATCGGAATGTGGTTCATCCGCCCCAACATTGATCACACCAAAATAAACCACGCCGGCACCTGTTATTGCGGCAACCACCCCGGCAGCAGTCAATGTTTTCAATGTTCTTTTCATGTCAGGCCCTCAAAACCACATCCGAATACCGGCGACAAACCGGGCCTCGTTGGCATCCTCTCCTTCATCGCTGGCCAGATCTGCCGTATTGCCGTAGGAGCGGCTCCAGCTAACACCAATGTAAGGGGCAAATTGGCGAACAATCTCATAACGCAATCGGAGCCCTACTTCGGTGTTTGCCAATCCAGACCCAATGCCGCGCTGGGGATCATTTTTTCCGTAAAAATTGGCTTCGGCCGTCGGCTGCAAGATCAGGCGATTGGTCAGCAGAATGTCGTAGTCGCCTTCCAATCGAGCAGCGGTTTGACCGTTCTCACCGATGTAGGCGGTCGCTTCGGCTTCAAAGTTATAGAGGGCCATGCCCTGAATACCGAGCGCTCCCCAAGTTTGTGGTGACCCGGGTTTGAAGTCTTGTCGTACGCCGGTGACGACATCCCACCATGGACCGATGGAGTGCCCCCAAAGTGCTGAGAGTTCAGCGTTTTCCGTTACGCCATTGGTACGTTCGCCTTCCGAGCGCAACCACAGTCGGTCAACGTCACCGCCGATCCATCCTTTTGCATCCCAGGCCAATGCACTACCGTTGTCAGCATCCTGGTACTCAAATTTATCCAGCAGCATGAAGGAATTTAGTTTTTTGTCGTGGACACCATGACCAGCGACATCTGGAAAGGCGGCTGCACGGTCAGCGTCGGTAAGTACGGGGACTGGGGTTCGACTGGTGGTAGTCGCCCCTCCATCCATACTTTCCATTCCGTCCATTTGCCCGTCATCCATACTCATCTTGCTGTGATCCATAGCCCCCATCTTGCTATGGTCCATAGCTCCGATTGAGCCGTGGTCCATCTTGGAGTGATCCATCTCTTCAGCGGCGTGAACCACGACAAAGAAAGCAGGACTGGTAGAGACTGCCAGTGCTATCAACGTTGGGCGTAAAAACTTACTGGTCATGATCTCAATCTGCCTTTTTGGTTTTTTGGTCATGATCCATCGACTCATGGCTCATCTTGCTGTGATCCATTGACCCGTGATCGGGCTTTGACTCGTTTGTCGCAGTTGGAGGCTTGCTCGTTGCTTCCGCAGGAGTAGCAGGTGAATGAACACTACTATCTTCGACTGCCAGCGCCACGGACGAGAGTCCACCCATCAAGCCGACGGCAAAGAGGCAACCGACCAGCGATTTACGATTTAGGTATGTGCTCACAGATCGTCTCCTTTACTCATCAACCCGTACTTCACGGAACATGCCCATTTCCATATGGAAAAGCAGGTGGCAGTGATAGGCCCAGCGACCTAAGGCATCGGCGGTGACTCGATAGCTGCGCTTGGTACCTGGTGGCATGTCGATTGTGTGCTTGCGCACCATGAACTTGCCGTTCTCATCTTCAAGGTCGCTCCACATGCCGTGAAGGTGGATGGGGTGGGTCATCATGGTGTCGTTCACCAGGGTGATACGCAGACGCTCCCCATACTTCAGACGAAGCGGCTCGGCGTCAGAGAATTTGATGCCGTTGAAGGACCACGAAAACTTCTCCATGTGACCGGTCAGATGAAGCTCAATGGTGCGATTGGGCTCGCGACCGTCAGGGTCTTGGAAGGTGCTTTTCAGGTCTGAGTAGGTGAGCACTCGACGACCATTGTTTCGTAACCCGATGCCTGGATCGTTTAGCTTGGGCGTTGGGTTCATGGCTTGCATGTCAACCAACGGGTTGTTGGTTTCGGACGCTGGGTGAGTTTGCATTTCGCCACCCATACCGCCCATCCCTGCCATCTTGCTGTGGTCCATGCCAGCCATGTTGGACATGTCGCCTTTGTCCATTCCCGCCATCTTGCTGTGGTCCATGCCGGCCATGTTGGACATGTCGCCTTTGTCCATTCCCGCCATCTTGCTGTGGTCCATACCGGCCATGTTAGTCATGTCACCGCTGTCCATGCCGGTCATCCCGGTCATGTCACTTTGGTCCATTCCCGCCATTTTGCTGTGGTCCATGCCCGCCATGCCTGACATGTCACCTTGTTTCATATCGCCGCCGCCCATACCAGCCATGCTGCCATGGTCCATGCCCGCCATACCGCCCATACCCATGTCATCCATGGTCAAAAGCGGCCGAGGATCGATCGCAGGTACCTGTGCCTTTAATCCTTCGCGAACTGCCAAGGTTCCACGTGCATAACCGGTTCTATCCATGGACTGGGCGAAGATTGTGTAAGCTTCTTCGCTGGCAGGTTCTACGATCACGTCATACGTTTCTGCCACGGCGATGCGGAATTCATCGACGCTGACTGGTTCGACATGTTGGCCGTCAGCCGCCACAACGGTCATTTTCAAACCAGGGATGCGGACGTCGAAATAGCTCATAGCTGAGCCGTTGATAAAGCGCAGGCGCAGCTTCTCGCCCGGCTTGAAAATACCGGTCCAGTTACCGTTAGGCGCCTGGCCATTCATGAGATAGGTGTAAGTATCCCCACTGACGTCTGCGAGATCAGTGGGGTTCATTTTCATTTCAGCCCACATCTTCCGGTCGGCCACGGCAGCAGACCAACCTTGCTTGCTGACGTCGTCGATAAAGTCGCCCACGGTACGTTTGTGGTGATTGTAGTAGTCCGATTGCTTCTTGAGCTTGGCCATGACGCGACTAGGATCTTCATCGGTCCAGTCAGTCAACATCACCACATAATCGCGGTTGTATTGAAAAGGTTCAGGCTCTTTCGAGTCGATGACGATTGGACCGTAAACGCCTGCCTGCTCCTGCAAACCAGAGTGGCTGTGGTACCAGTACGTACCGTTCTGATGCACCTTGAATTTGTACTCGTACATGCCATCGGGCGCGATGCCATGGAAACTCAAACCCGGTACACCGTCCATATTGGCGGGCAGAATGATCCCGTGCCAATGAATGGAGGTGTCTTGGTCTAGGCGATTTTTCACACGCAGTGTGACCGTCTCGCCTTCGCGCCAGCGCAGCAAAGGTCCGGGCAACGAACCATTGATGGTCATGGCTGTGCGCGGCGAGCCAGTTATGTTTACAGGGGTTTCACCAATAAACAGATCAAATTCGTTACCGGTGAGAACGCTCGGCAGACCAGGACTGGTCACTGCCCATACAGGAGTGCGCCACAGACCCAGGCCGCCGAGAATGCCACCAGCGGCCAGGCCTTTAACGAATGTCCGCCTAGAGGTTTTGGAATGCATGCCGTTTATGTCCGATCAGTCAAAAGGGAAGCCGTGCGAAACAACCAATGAGTTGCTCAAACAGGTGAAGGCACTCTCTCGGGGGGTGTAATGAGCCCGAATGAGCTCGCTCGCCGTCACTAAAAACGAGTTCTTACGGCAAGCGAGCTCAGAAATTGCCACATTTGAACCACCACAGTGATTACATTTCTGTCAGCTTGGGAGCGCAGCAAGCTATTCAGCAATTCTTGTGGTCCGTCGATTTGGCTTGGCTTTCTGCGATGGGAGGTTGGGTGCTTTGCTTTTGGGCTACTTGATACGATTCCATTGAATTATTCCTAGCCGCTTCCATACGTGCGAACGCCCGGTCACCACCGCCTTCAGCCATTGCCAAAGAAGAGACGGTCAGGGCTGCGATGACGAACAAAGTTTTGATGGGGTTCATTTGAATTTCCTCGGATGAGTATTGGTAACCCCCGAATCCACATCAAGTGATGATTCTTAGGGGTGAGCTTAAGGCTCAATAGGACTATAAGACTCATCCCCTGTCAGGAACCTTAGGTGAATATTACAGTTGTGTCAGGTTGCGATATTTCTCTTGAGGAACACGCTATTTAATCCGTAAGGTCTCGATCTTCCAGCGTCACACCGCTATTTACTGAGTATCAGTTTGAGGTGCGTGACTTTGTAAGTTTCCGTTAACTTTCAAGGGGAAGATGTTTTTTTAGTTTCTTTACTGGAACTGCATATCTGAACCTGGATGCACCGCGTCAACACTTAAGTGTTCGATGTTCATGGGAAATAGTAGCGCTACTGAGGGTGATTTAGCGTGAGTATTAATTTTGAGAAAGCGCTTGGCTTCGCAGAAAGAGCGTTAATTTATCGTAGTCAAAGAGCTGAGATC
This region of Pseudomonas mandelii genomic DNA includes:
- a CDS encoding TniQ family protein, which produces MSDLLFFPVSMPDEMLHSRVTRYHYLSGNRTATETYRDLFASKPFCIGGIVPKQIERLAHRLPGQSESNLAELISSNTTFPAYRPFLGVKQGPENNVGPLGYDGVVRVPRREESTHGKAKLCPTCVQEDLIDRGSAYWHRSHQIPGVAVCWRHGDALIHACPECSRPFYRKLKLLPNLTEPCACGWSPLNSAATHKGSNLEQKVALFAHDILQRNIPPIGSTVLSSCYVRQCKKRGFIFGKNAGIAKLFDSIQSAYGDELLSQIDPAYNTGKHEQWIRLKSDKGQLRMV
- a CDS encoding IS5-like element IS1384 family transposase; the encoded protein is MKQMTFADAEYAGKRKQTRKELFLIEMDRVVPWKGLIALIEPHYPKGEGGRPAYPLMAMLRVHLLQNWFGYSDPAMEEALYETTILRQFAGLNLERIPDETTILNFRRLLEKHELAAGILAVINGYLGDRGLSLRQGTIVDATLINAPSSTKNKDGKRDPEMHQTKKGNQYYFGMKAHIGADDESGLVHSVVGTAANVADVTQVDKLLHGDENVVCADAGYTGVEKRPEHEGREVIWQVAARRSTYKKLDKRSVLYKAKRKIEKAKAQVRAKVEHPFRVIKRQFGYTKVRFRGLAKNTAQLVTLFALSNLWMARRHLLTNAGEVRL
- a CDS encoding transposase, with product MPLARHLIIALHLFSSADDFEEALKNESILLSASISPRVPKGEESHPNQKTRYRQKIELLLALRADADVEYLWKKAYKPTQWILENDNAWLMAKLRAPKKVAVTAEKSVDSRDGAYAALIEAGVDELYKVTKDPKRVNIRNLQSLLPSSLPHELDLRKQKFPLTYQQIKIHQESVWHFRLRTLVWTVSELIRMKLPVNYSTVRLTSAVASKVFLVFSSFFEWDLESLARTGVDAEALLRSTGVSRNWEGPPVPISF
- a CDS encoding DUF2790 domain-containing protein, with the protein product MTAMKGFFAATILTLSALAMAEGGGDRVYGRMMQENQQAMEQYASRNGKTPPEIVHYEYGMNLDIQKVVSVTQANKTCGIAPSRMTYEDSTGKLNTVEYKVMADNCPHGS
- a CDS encoding DUF411 domain-containing protein, with protein sequence MRNNFLRPGRALRLAAFAALFISSAGHAAESLTIDVHRDANCGCCKKWIQHLEANGFTVVDHVETNMSAVKQDLGVAPRLSSCHTAMINGKFVEGHVPAEQIIAMSKRDDLLGIAVPGMPAGSPGMEVDGKHDAYKVIGLSKAGTDHVIAEYPGN
- a CDS encoding c-type cytochrome, with amino-acid sequence MKRTLKTLTAAGVVAAITGAGVVYFGVINVGADEPHSDPVYALLSTARDRSIEVRSRDIKVPDLSEEALIRAGAGNYNSMCIGCHLAPGIAGTELSNSLYPAPPNLSKLGVDGNPAAAFWIIKHGIKSTGMPAWGKSMADPYIWGMVAFLQQLPSLDAEQYKALATSSGGHQHGGGESKMHNHEGQHEGQKGVVAGHHDASAAEEIAEAGDHHGERNSAHAHEAAAAPSQDESTEHAHPQVVEASHDAPETPATQPKTHTHADGKEHTHAK
- a CDS encoding copper resistance protein B — translated: MTKKPKRQIEIMTSKFLRPTLIALAVSTSPAFFVVVHAAEEMDHSKMDHGSIGAMDHSKMGAMDHSKMSMDDGQMDGMESMDGGATTTSRTPVPVLTDADRAAAFPDVAGHGVHDKKLNSFMLLDKFEYQDADNGSALAWDAKGWIGGDVDRLWLRSEGERTNGVTENAELSALWGHSIGPWWDVVTGVRQDFKPGSPQTWGALGIQGMALYNFEAEATAYIGENGQTAARLEGDYDILLTNRLILQPTAEANFYGKNDPQRGIGSGLANTEVGLRLRYEIVRQFAPYIGVSWSRSYGNTADLASDEGEDANEARFVAGIRMWF
- a CDS encoding copper resistance system multicopper oxidase, giving the protein MHSKTSRRTFVKGLAAGGILGGLGLWRTPVWAVTSPGLPSVLTGNEFDLFIGETPVNITGSPRTAMTINGSLPGPLLRWREGETVTLRVKNRLDQDTSIHWHGIILPANMDGVPGLSFHGIAPDGMYEYKFKVHQNGTYWYHSHSGLQEQAGVYGPIVIDSKEPEPFQYNRDYVVMLTDWTDEDPSRVMAKLKKQSDYYNHHKRTVGDFIDDVSKQGWSAAVADRKMWAEMKMNPTDLADVSGDTYTYLMNGQAPNGNWTGIFKPGEKLRLRFINGSAMSYFDVRIPGLKMTVVAADGQHVEPVSVDEFRIAVAETYDVIVEPASEEAYTIFAQSMDRTGYARGTLAVREGLKAQVPAIDPRPLLTMDDMGMGGMAGMDHGSMAGMGGGDMKQGDMSGMAGMDHSKMAGMDQSDMTGMTGMDSGDMTNMAGMDHSKMAGMDKGDMSNMAGMDHSKMAGMDKGDMSNMAGMDHSKMAGMGGMGGEMQTHPASETNNPLVDMQAMNPTPKLNDPGIGLRNNGRRVLTYSDLKSTFQDPDGREPNRTIELHLTGHMEKFSWSFNGIKFSDAEPLRLKYGERLRITLVNDTMMTHPIHLHGMWSDLEDENGKFMVRKHTIDMPPGTKRSYRVTADALGRWAYHCHLLFHMEMGMFREVRVDE
- a CDS encoding co-regulatory protein PtrA N-terminal domain-containing protein, with protein sequence MNPIKTLFVIAALTVSSLAMAEGGGDRAFARMEAARNNSMESYQVAQKQSTQPPIAESQAKSTDHKNC